The Haloterrigena turkmenica DSM 5511 genome includes the window TCGGCGGGCTCGGCCGCCGAGGTCGCACTCGAGGCCGCCGAGGACGCGTCCACCGTCGACGTCGAGGTCGATGCTGATGCCGAGGACGCGTCCGTTTCCGATGTCGATGCCGATTTCGAGGACGCGTCCGCTTCCGGCGGCGAGCGATCCTCGGGTCGACGAGCCGTCTCCGGCCACTCCTCGAACTCGCCGGCCGGCGTCTCAGCGCCGTCCGCCGATTCGTCGCTCGAGGGCCAGGAACGCTCCGCTCGATCGTCGGTCGACCGGTCTCGTCGCGTCCCGTCGGTCGGCGTCGATCCGGCGGCCGCGGCGGCCGAGGCCGGATCGCTGCTGGCGGTCATCGAGTCGACGTCATTGGCTCCCGGTTCGTCGGCGTCGGTCGCCGACGCCTTCCCGGACCGGCTCGTCCCCGACGAGACCCAGTCACGAACGGTCTCTGCGGCGCGTTCGACAGTTCCGGCATCGTCGGCCGTTCCGGCCGCGTTCCCGCCGGAACTCCCAGCCGAATCGGACGTTTGTGTAGCGGCCGACTCGCTCGAGCCGGTCGCGGCCCGCGCGGCGGGTGCAAACTGGAACTTGTTCCCACCGCAGTCGGGACAGCCCGACAGCATCTCCTTGGAGCCG containing:
- a CDS encoding OapC/ArvC family zinc-ribbon domain-containing protein, whose translation is MPHECTNCGRTFPDGSKEMLSGCPDCGGNKFQFAPAARAATGSSESAATQTSDSAGSSGGNAAGTADDAGTVERAAETVRDWVSSGTSRSGKASATDADEPGANDVDSMTASSDPASAAAAAGSTPTDGTRRDRSTDDRAERSWPSSDESADGAETPAGEFEEWPETARRPEDRSPPEADASSKSASTSETDASSASASTSTSTVDASSAASSATSAAEPADSPGESIMADSENDAQADARSEVVSTNDLPDNPPQHDQGPDTAANADDKTPPSDGRVVSEPSGEQPSIEELREELNEQFESIKIVSPGQYELNLMELYNREEYIISLQEDGRYVIDVPDSWRDGEE